TTTGCCTGCAAGACCGGATCGAGCTGAACCCCAAACTGCTGCGCGACTTCGTCGTAAACCTGAGCGTGAATCGGCTCCGTGTCCAGCAACAGACCGTCGAGGTCATAAATCACGGCTTGCAGCATGGGGTCTGTCACAAAACGCTACGTCGCCACCCTACCCTGATCGGGATTCGGTATGGTTTTCAGGGAGCGATCGCCGCTCCTCGCCCGTATTCAAGCACGTTTCAGCCACCGACCATGAGCCAGCCCACGATCGAGTCGATTCTGCAGGAAAAGCGGGTTTTTACTCCCTCGGCTGAATTTACCAGCGCGGCCCGCATTACCCCTGAAGCCTACGAAGCCCTCAGCCAGAAAGCCGCTGCGGATCCGGCAGCCTTTTGGGGCGAATTAGCGGCGCAGGAGCTGGACTGGTTTGAACCGTGGCAACAGGTACTGGACTGGAGCAATCCGCCGTTTGCCAAGTGGTTTGTCGGTGGCAAGATCAACATTTCTCACAACTGCCTCGATCGCCATTTGACGACTTGGCGTAAAAATAAAGCGGCGATTATCTGGGAAGGCGAACCGGGTGACTCTCGCACCCTGACTTACGCGCAATTGCATCGCGAGGTCTGCCAGTTCGCCAACGTGCTCAAGTCTCTAGGAGTCCAAAAAGGTGACGTCGTCGGTGTTTACATGCCGATGATTCCCGAAGCCGCGATCGCAATGCTGGCCTGTGCGCGGATCGGCGCAGTTCACAGCGTCGTCTTCGGTGGCTTCAGTGCAGAAGCTCTGCGCGATCGCTTGGTCGATGGCCAAGCCAAGTTGGTCGTCACGGCCGATGGCGGCTGGCGCAAAGATGCGATCGTGCCGCTCAAAGATTCCGTTGATAAAGCGCTGGAAGGGGATGCTTGCCCCAGCGTTCAAAACGTCTTGGTGGTTGAACGCACCAAGCAGCAAATCCACATGGAACCGGGGCGCGACCATTGGTGGCATGAACTGCAGCAGACGGTAAGTGCTGACTGTCCGGCTAAGCCAATGGATAGCGAAGACCTGCTGTTCGTGCTTTATACCTCCGGCAGCACGGGCAAACCCAAGGGTGTTGTTCACACCACCGGCGGCTACAACCTCTACGCCCACATCACTAGTCAGTGGACCTTTGACCTACAAGACACCGATGTCTACTGGTGTACGGCGGACGTCGGCTGGATTACCGGCCACAGTTATATCGTCTATGGCCCGCTCTCTAACGGCGCCACGACCCTGATGTATGAAGGGGCTCCCCGCGCCTCCAATCCGGGTTGCTTCTGGGATGTGATCGAAAAGTATGGGGTGACAACCTTCTACACCGCCCCAACGGCGATCCGGGCCTTCATCAAAATGGGTGAGCAGCATCCGGCTTCCCGCAATCTCTCTTCACTGCGGCTATTGGGCACGGTTGGCGAGCCAATCAACCCCGAAGCTTGGATGTGGTATCACCGCGTCATTGGCGGCGATCGCTGCCCGATTGTTGATACCTGGTGGCAGACCGAAACCGGCGGCCACATGATTACGCCGCTGCCAGGGGCTGTGCCGACTAAACCAGGGTCTGCCACTAAGCCTTTTCCCGGCATTCTGGCAGATGTGGTCGACCTCGATGGGCGATCGGTGCCGGATAACGAGGGCGGCTATCTAGTAATTCGCCATCCTTGGCCGGGCATGATGCGCACGGTTTACGGTGATCCCGATCGCTTCCGCCGTACTTACTGGGAGCACATTCCGCCCCAGAACGGTCAGTATCTCTACTTTGCGGGCGATGGTGCTCGCCGTGATGCGGACGGTTACTTCTGGGTGATGGGACGCGTCGATGACGTGATCAACGTCTCGGGTCACCGTCTCGGCACGATGGAAATTGAGTCGGCTTTGGTTTCCCATCCGGCAGTCGCCGAAGCTGCTGTTGTCGGTCGTCCCGACGAGCTGAAGGGTGAAGGCATCGTCGCTTTCATCACGCTGGAATCAGGCATTGAGACGGGTGATGAGCTGGTCAAAGACCTGAAGAAACATGTCGCCCAAGAGATTGGCGCGATCGCGCGTCCTGATGAGATTCGCTTTAGTGAGGCGCTACCCAAAACGCGTTCGGGCAAAATTATGCGCCGTCTGTTGCGTAGTCTTGCTGCCGGTCAAGAAGTCTCGGGCGACACGTCCACGCTGGAAGATCGCTCGGTGCTCGACAAGCTACGCGAAGGAACCTAGGAAATCATCTAGGGGCGATCGCAGAATGTCAGCAGACCACGCGGGTCCATACCCAGGCGAGGCTGAATGCTCCAAGAGTTGCCTTTAGCAAGGCTAGACCCGATTCAACGCTGGACTTGAGCCGAGAAGACAGCAAGAACTTGCTGTTGCCCGTCGTACAGTTGGAGACGATCGCCCTCAATTTGGTAGGAGCGCGTGGCTTTCAAGAGCTGTAGGAAAGATTGCTCTTGCTGCATTTGATCGGGGGCACAGGCTTTGCGCGTGCTGCCAATTGACCCAATCGTCAACTGTTGCTGCTGAACCTGATACGACGCAAAGTAGCGGTTACAGCTTGCTGAACCAGACAATCGCTGGTTCTCCGCATCAAACTGAAACTGGGCGGTCACCATACTGCCAGCGATCGGTGTGGTCAGCGCCCCTTTGCCGTTGTTGTACTGCTGCAGCACCCATGCCGTCTCAGTCAATGCGAGCATGGGTGGCACCCGAAAGGTGAACAGGATTTCCTGGCTAGCATTCCGAAGCTGGAGATGATCGCCTGCGAGCGTATAGGTAGTGACTTGCGGTAGCCCTGTGAACAGGGCTTGCTCTTGTTGATTCAAGTCTGGCGACAGGCAAGCCCGCAGGGTAGAGCCTGCTGGTTGGAGTGTCAGCTGGGCAGTCTTCGGTTCCCAGCGATAGCTTCCAAAAAAAGAATTACAGCCCGTACTGCCTTGGAGCTGAGGGTTGTTGGGTTCTGATTGCAGCTTGAGGATGGCTTGTTGTTCGGGAGCGATCGCGGCAGCCTGTTCCTGCCCACGCTGGACAAAACTAACCAGCTCCCAGGTAGTGTTTTCGAGCGGTGGTGCTTCAGAATTGCTGAGTGGCATGGCCTTGAGCGGTAGGGGCTGGGCGATCGCGATCAATCCCAACAGTCCAAATGTCCAATGCAGGTTTGAGGGATGGCTGAAATGTGGTCTACAGGCTTTCATCGCTTTACCCCAACTCCCCAATCAGGACCCCATTCACCGGCGATCGCCACAGGCGCCCGAGAGGGTCACTAGGGAATGAGACAATCAAAACGGCAGGACTGTTCCTGCCCCTAGAGACGATTCTGGAGAACGCCAGTGGACCTTTCCCGCATCCCCGCCCAACCCAAACCGGGTTTAGTGAATGTCCTCATTGAAATTCCCGGGGGAAGCAAAAACAAATACGAATTTGATAAAGATCTCAATGCTTTTGCACTCGATCGCGTCCTCTATTCCTCGGTGCAATATCCCTACGATTACGGCTTCATTCCCAACACACTCGCCGATGATGGCGATCCTCTCGATGGCATGGTCATTCTCGACCAACCAACTTTCCCAGGCTGTGTGATTGCTGCTCGCCCGATTGGCATGCTGGAAATGATCGACGGCGGCGATCGCGATGAGAAACTACTCTGCGTTCCGGCCAAAGATCCTCGCTACGCTGAAGTGAAAACCCTCAGCGATATTGCTCCCCATCGTCTTGATGAAATTGCGGAATTTTTCCGTTCCTATAAGAACCTCGAGAAAAAAGTGACTGAAATTCTTGGTTGGGAAGGGCCTGAAACCGTTCAGGCATTAGTTGAAGAATGTATCAAGGCTTATCAGGCTTAAGTCGTCTGACTGTCTTTAGCTAAAAGCAAGATCTTGGCCAAGCACCTACCCACGCTTGGCCAAGATTTTTTAGTTTAGAGGCCGTTTGCCAGAACTTCAGGAACGGCTTCTGCAGGCAAGGGAAAAGACATTAAAAAGCCTTGGATCTCATGACAGCCTCGTTGTTTCAACCATTGCCGTTGAAATTCTGTTTCGACCCCTTCAGCCAAAACTCTTAAACCTAGGCTTAGACCTAAGTCAATAATGGCGGTCACAATTTTCTGCATCGAAGGATCTTGCTCAAGTACTTGAATCAAGGATGCATCAATCTTCATACGATTGAGACCTTCATTGCGGAGACAGGCGAGAGTGGATTCGGAACAGCCAAAGTCATCAACAGCAATCTTTAAGCCCAAATTTTTCAGCTGGCGTAGTCCTTTATTTCCGCTCAGCTCTTGCTCTGCCAAGATTGCCTCATTCAACTCGAGTTCGATGTACTGTGGCCGTAACTCAGACTGAGCGAGAATGTCGTGAATCTGGGGACAGAATCCTTGGATGGGGAAGCCCGAGAAATTAATCCCGATCGGAACTGATTTTAAGCCTTGTGCTTGCCAGAGTGCGTTTTGAGTGCAAGCAGTTTTGAGTACCCATTGTTGAATTTCCTCCATCAAGCCAATTTCAATGGCAATGGGCAGAAAGTCTTTGGGCATCAATAAGCCTAGCCGTGGATGCTGCCAGCGGAGTAGAGATTCTAAACCAATAATACTGTTGTCTTCGAGGCTGATCTGCGGCTGGTAAAAGAGTTTGAATTGATCACGGGCGATCGCTGCTCTGAGATCAGCTTCGAATTCAAGCCGCTCTTGTAGCCGTTGACCAATCGTTGCAGTAAAGAAGCTAAAGGCATCTCGTCCACCTTCTTTGATACTGTACATTGCAGCATCAGCTTTTTTGATCAGAACCTCAAGGTCATCGCCATCAACGGGATAGAGACTAATCCCTAAGCTGGTGGTCAGTTGAATACTGCGATTGTTGAGCAAAATTGGCTGAGTGATTTGCTGTTGAAGTTTTTGTGCGAGGATAGCTGCTCCTTGAGCATCTGTGTTCGGCAAGATCGCGATAAATTCATCGCCACTGAGACGGGCAATGAGGTCGCTTTGGCGAACTGATTGTCGAATGCGTTGGGCAACTTCTGTCAAAACGCGATCGCCCATTTCATGGCCAAAGTTATCATTCACCTCCTTGAAGCGATCGAGGTCAATGAAAATAACTGCCAGTGTGTCTTGATTTCGTTGAGCGAGCAAGAGAAGTTCTTGACCTTGCTCTTGCAGTAAAAATCGGTTGGCTAGTCCAGTCAAGAAATCATAACAAGCCTGTCGTTCCCAGGCTTTTTCACTGGCACGGCGATCGGTGATATCGATGCCAAAGGAGACCGAACCAATACACTCATTTTTTCTGAAGACTCTACTATTGCGCCAAACGATGTAGCGCTCTTGTCCATCCTTGGTGAGAATCGGATTCTCGAAGTTGTGGGGAATATCTTGGGTGCCGCAATTCTTGAACTGTTCCCAGACATTGGGATAGCGATCGCGCGGAACGATTGATTCAAACCAGTTTTTACCGAGAATTTCGGAACGATGATAGCCAGTAATTGCTTCTGCGATCGGGTTGATCTCTTGAATCCGTCCCTCCAAGTCGAGGAGGACAACCATCGCATTAGCTGCTTGGATTAAGTTTTCAGTAAAAATCTTGGAGTCTTCTAGCTCTCTTCGCGTTTGATCGAGTTCTTCAATTTCATTCAATAAATGATTGGTTTGCTCATCAATTGCTGACTGGAGGCGATCGCGCTGGCGACGAATTTCAGAATATTGAAGGCCAACGATATGGACAGCGAGACTGATGCTAAACATCAGCAAGATCACTGCGATATCAGGGTGATCGGGGTCTAGACGATGAAATGGCCCCAGTCCCTGACGGGTTGCTAGAAGCGCAACAATTGACAGGGCAGTTGCACCCAGAGCGCTGCCCAGTAGGCCGATCTGCAAGGCCAATCCCAGTAAGGCTAAGAGTGTTACCCCCAGAAAAACCGGGTAGAGGACAAAAGTTAAAACGAGGATGAGAACGAGGGCGGCGAAACTCAGTCCGAGCCAACCTAAGCTCTTGCGGCCAAGATGTCGGTTCTGTCGCCAGCCATCGTAGAGGGGCAAAACTAAGAAAATTCCGAGGGAGTCACCGATCCAAATGGTCAATAGACTATTGGGTACGTCATCCCAGGGTAAAAAGCCACCAAAAGCTTGGTTAGCGACGAGGATGGGTAAGGTCAGAGCAGTCGGCAGCAGACACACCCACCCAATTAGGGGCCACAGCTGGCGACTTTTCTGAATGGGTGCCCCGAGAAAACGCCGCCACAAGGTATAGGCGATCGCGGCTTGACTGGCATTGATCGGTGCTGCTAAAAAGCTATGGAACAGTTCGGAGCCCCACTGCCAGCCTCCGAGATTGGTAAAGTCCTGTAGGTTAATCAAAAAGGCTGCGAGCCAAATCGCGATCACTGCCCGATAGCCCAAGGCAATGCAAGCGACTAAGCCAATACCTGCCGGCAGCCAAGCTACAGTTAAATTGCTGGGTGGTAACGAGCCATAGTCAATTCCCAAACGGGCTGTCACCCAAAACAGGCAAAAGGTGACAAGACTTCCTAGCCAAAAGCGCCGATCAGCCAAGCGCGTATTGACGAGGGAGCTTAATCCCGTAAAGGCTGCCAAGGACATTGAGCAGTTTTGCTACCACATGGGCATTAAACAGCGAACTACCGATTTCTCTCATAAGACTTATCGGGTTTTCATGATTGTGTCTTGTGTCTGGCAACAATGCAAGACTCAACAATAAGAATTGATTTGATCAATCTTTGGGCGAAGTTGATAGTTGATCAGTCGCTTCTTTCCTAGTCTAACGAAGCTGGATGGGGCTTGCTGTCTATTGATTGTCCCTGCTCAGCAGCAGCCTTAATCGAAACAGTTGACTAAAAATCTAAAAAGTTTTAGAAGTTTCAGTATTTTTGGCTACAAAAATGATAATGAAATACATAACTGCTGGCACAATTATGCTGTTTTCCCAATTCAGAACTCTTTAAAGTTTCAAGAAGCACTGGCAACTTCTGATAGCTCTAACCAGCGTTCAGTGCCTGTCTCAATCCGGTTTTCAAGTTCTGCTAGTTGCTCAGAGAGTGCTTGCAGTTGACTAAAACCACCTGAGCCATCTTGATAAAGCTTGGACTCAATTTCTGCTTTTTCAGCTTCCCAAACCGGAATTTGTAGCTCAAGCTGCTCTAATTCTCGTTTTTCTTTGAAGGATAGTCGTCGCTGTTGCGATCGCGAGGGTTGATTGGAGGAACGTTCTGCGTTGGATTTTAACTGTTTGAGAGATTCTATTTCTGTGGAATTTGCTTGTTTCTGTTGATATTCCAAATAGACGGAATAGTTGCCAGGATAATGTCGTAGTTCCCCTGTCGGCTCAAACGCCAAGATGGAATCCACTGTGCGATCGAGAAAGTAGCGATCGTGCGAAATGACAATCACGGTACCCGGAAAGTCTTCAAGGTACTCTTCTAAGACAGCGAGGGTTTGGATGTCGAGATCATTCGTGGGTTCATCCAGAATCAGCACATTCGGTGCTGTCATTAAAATTCGGAGTAAATAAAGGCGTCGCTTTTCTCCACCAGAGAGTGCAGCGATCGGGGCATATTGCTGTGCCGGGGGAAAGAGAAAACGCTCCAAGAGCTGACTGGCACTCAGTTTCTCGCCATTGCCAAGGGGGAGATACTCACCTTCTTCGCGGAGATAATCAATTGGCCGCTGTTGCTTTTGTGCAGCCAGTTCTAGTCCTTCCGCCTGCTGATCGACATAGCCAAAGCAAACAGTGCTGCCCTGAACTACGTTGCCTTCATCCGGGGCGAGCTGCCCGGTCATCAAGTTGAGCAAAGTAGATTTACCCACCCCGTTCGGGCCAATAATCCCCAGCCGTTCCTCAGGACTGACCTCGTAGGAAAAGTTCTGAATCAGTTGGCGATCGCCGAAGCGTTTGCTGACATTTTCGAGGCGAACTACTGTCTTACCGAGGCGCTGACTGGCGGCTGCAATTTCGACCCGTCCCGCAGCGGCCCGACCCTCCTGCGATCGCATTTCCTCAATGCGTTGAATCCGAGCCTTTTGTTTGGTACTCCGCGCTTTAGGCCCGCGCTGAAGCCATGCGAGTTCCCGCCGCAACACACCTTGAAACTTGTGGGCACTGCTGGCTGCAGCCGCTTCTTGCTCGGCTTTTTTCTGCAAGTAGTAAGCGTAAGTGCCGTCATAGGCAGATAACTCACCGCGATCGAGATCCAAGATGCGA
The sequence above is a segment of the Synechococcus elongatus PCC 11801 genome. Coding sequences within it:
- the acs gene encoding acetate--CoA ligase gives rise to the protein MSQPTIESILQEKRVFTPSAEFTSAARITPEAYEALSQKAAADPAAFWGELAAQELDWFEPWQQVLDWSNPPFAKWFVGGKINISHNCLDRHLTTWRKNKAAIIWEGEPGDSRTLTYAQLHREVCQFANVLKSLGVQKGDVVGVYMPMIPEAAIAMLACARIGAVHSVVFGGFSAEALRDRLVDGQAKLVVTADGGWRKDAIVPLKDSVDKALEGDACPSVQNVLVVERTKQQIHMEPGRDHWWHELQQTVSADCPAKPMDSEDLLFVLYTSGSTGKPKGVVHTTGGYNLYAHITSQWTFDLQDTDVYWCTADVGWITGHSYIVYGPLSNGATTLMYEGAPRASNPGCFWDVIEKYGVTTFYTAPTAIRAFIKMGEQHPASRNLSSLRLLGTVGEPINPEAWMWYHRVIGGDRCPIVDTWWQTETGGHMITPLPGAVPTKPGSATKPFPGILADVVDLDGRSVPDNEGGYLVIRHPWPGMMRTVYGDPDRFRRTYWEHIPPQNGQYLYFAGDGARRDADGYFWVMGRVDDVINVSGHRLGTMEIESALVSHPAVAEAAVVGRPDELKGEGIVAFITLESGIETGDELVKDLKKHVAQEIGAIARPDEIRFSEALPKTRSGKIMRRLLRSLAAGQEVSGDTSTLEDRSVLDKLREGT
- a CDS encoding META domain-containing protein, with translation MKACRPHFSHPSNLHWTFGLLGLIAIAQPLPLKAMPLSNSEAPPLENTTWELVSFVQRGQEQAAAIAPEQQAILKLQSEPNNPQLQGSTGCNSFFGSYRWEPKTAQLTLQPAGSTLRACLSPDLNQQEQALFTGLPQVTTYTLAGDHLQLRNASQEILFTFRVPPMLALTETAWVLQQYNNGKGALTTPIAGSMVTAQFQFDAENQRLSGSASCNRYFASYQVQQQQLTIGSIGSTRKACAPDQMQQEQSFLQLLKATRSYQIEGDRLQLYDGQQQVLAVFSAQVQR
- a CDS encoding inorganic diphosphatase, with translation MDLSRIPAQPKPGLVNVLIEIPGGSKNKYEFDKDLNAFALDRVLYSSVQYPYDYGFIPNTLADDGDPLDGMVILDQPTFPGCVIAARPIGMLEMIDGGDRDEKLLCVPAKDPRYAEVKTLSDIAPHRLDEIAEFFRSYKNLEKKVTEILGWEGPETVQALVEECIKAYQA
- a CDS encoding bifunctional diguanylate cyclase/phosphodiesterase — translated: MSLAAFTGLSSLVNTRLADRRFWLGSLVTFCLFWVTARLGIDYGSLPPSNLTVAWLPAGIGLVACIALGYRAVIAIWLAAFLINLQDFTNLGGWQWGSELFHSFLAAPINASQAAIAYTLWRRFLGAPIQKSRQLWPLIGWVCLLPTALTLPILVANQAFGGFLPWDDVPNSLLTIWIGDSLGIFLVLPLYDGWRQNRHLGRKSLGWLGLSFAALVLILVLTFVLYPVFLGVTLLALLGLALQIGLLGSALGATALSIVALLATRQGLGPFHRLDPDHPDIAVILLMFSISLAVHIVGLQYSEIRRQRDRLQSAIDEQTNHLLNEIEELDQTRRELEDSKIFTENLIQAANAMVVLLDLEGRIQEINPIAEAITGYHRSEILGKNWFESIVPRDRYPNVWEQFKNCGTQDIPHNFENPILTKDGQERYIVWRNSRVFRKNECIGSVSFGIDITDRRASEKAWERQACYDFLTGLANRFLLQEQGQELLLLAQRNQDTLAVIFIDLDRFKEVNDNFGHEMGDRVLTEVAQRIRQSVRQSDLIARLSGDEFIAILPNTDAQGAAILAQKLQQQITQPILLNNRSIQLTTSLGISLYPVDGDDLEVLIKKADAAMYSIKEGGRDAFSFFTATIGQRLQERLEFEADLRAAIARDQFKLFYQPQISLEDNSIIGLESLLRWQHPRLGLLMPKDFLPIAIEIGLMEEIQQWVLKTACTQNALWQAQGLKSVPIGINFSGFPIQGFCPQIHDILAQSELRPQYIELELNEAILAEQELSGNKGLRQLKNLGLKIAVDDFGCSESTLACLRNEGLNRMKIDASLIQVLEQDPSMQKIVTAIIDLGLSLGLRVLAEGVETEFQRQWLKQRGCHEIQGFLMSFPLPAEAVPEVLANGL
- a CDS encoding ABC-F family ATP-binding cassette domain-containing protein; the encoded protein is MALMTLRNVSKDYGLKVLLQSASFSVSDRDRIGLIGRNGSGKSTLLRILAGLETADSGDIQRQSGLRTVYVPQDPQLDPERTVLEQVFADAGEQLQLVRDYEAISEQLATAQGETAEALMARLTSLSQQLDAQDAWGLETQAKIVLSRLGIHNFQQRVGDLSGGYRKRLGLASALLADPELLLLDEPTNHLDADSVEWLQSFLSKFRGALVLITHDRYFLDRVTNRILDLDRGELSAYDGTYAYYLQKKAEQEAAAASSAHKFQGVLRRELAWLQRGPKARSTKQKARIQRIEEMRSQEGRAAAGRVEIAAASQRLGKTVVRLENVSKRFGDRQLIQNFSYEVSPEERLGIIGPNGVGKSTLLNLMTGQLAPDEGNVVQGSTVCFGYVDQQAEGLELAAQKQQRPIDYLREEGEYLPLGNGEKLSASQLLERFLFPPAQQYAPIAALSGGEKRRLYLLRILMTAPNVLILDEPTNDLDIQTLAVLEEYLEDFPGTVIVISHDRYFLDRTVDSILAFEPTGELRHYPGNYSVYLEYQQKQANSTEIESLKQLKSNAERSSNQPSRSQQRRLSFKEKRELEQLELQIPVWEAEKAEIESKLYQDGSGGFSQLQALSEQLAELENRIETGTERWLELSEVASAS